From the genome of Chelonoidis abingdonii isolate Lonesome George chromosome 25, CheloAbing_2.0, whole genome shotgun sequence, one region includes:
- the TMEM39B gene encoding transmembrane protein 39B isoform X2, with product MGGRRGPNRTSYCRNPLCETGATGGSGHSTSSSVTGVRSRTRSGSGTGLSSPPLATQTVVPLRHCKIPELPVERSVLFELQLFFCHLIALFVHYINIYKTVWWYPPSHPPSHTSLNFHLIDFNVLTVTTIVLARRLIGAIVKEASQSGKVSLPRSIFLVITRFAVLTGTGWSLCRSIIHLFRTYSFLNLLFLCYPFGMYIPFLQLNCDFRKTAVFSQVANIGPRETGEVNSRGKDYLTVLKETWKQHTRQMYGIEAMPTHACCLSPDLIRNEVEYLKMNFNWRMKEVLVSSMLSAYYVAFVPVWFVKNTQYYDKRWSCELFLLVSISTSVILMQHLLPARYCDLLHKAAAHLGCWQKVDPALCSNVLQHQWTEECMWPQGVLVKHSKNVYKAVGHYNVAVPSDVSHFRFHFFFSKPLRILNILILLEGAVIFYQLYSLISSEKWHQTISLALILFSNYYAFFKLLRDRLVLGKAYAYSASRDSEQKFN from the exons GAGCGGTTCAGGTACGGGCCtctccagccctcctctggcAACCCAGACAGTGGTTCCGCTCCGGCACTGTAAGATCCCAGAGCTGCCTGTGGAGAGGAGTGTCTTGTTTGAACTTCAGCTCTTCTTCTGTCATCTCATTGCTCTCTTTGTCCACTACATCAATATCTACAAAACTGTGTGGTGGTAcccgccctcccaccctccatcaCACACATCACTG AACTTtcatctcattgacttcaatgtgctgACGGTGACGACAATCGTCTTAGCGCGCAGGCTGATCGGTGCCATTGTGAAGGAG gcTTCACAAAGTGGTAAAGTCTCCCTGCCCCGCTCCATTTTCCTTGTGATTACTCGGTTTGCGGTCCTCACTGGGACAGGCTGGAGCCTGTGCCGGTCAATAATTCACCTCTTCAGAACCTACTCGTTCCTCAATCTCTTGTTCCTGTGTTACCC ATTCGGCATGTACATTCCTTTTCTCCAGCTGAACTGTGACTTCCGGAAGACAGCCGTCTTCTCCCAAGTGGCTAACATTGGCCCCCGAGAAACCGGGGAAGTGAACTCCAGGGGTAAAGACTATCTAACAGTTTTAAAGGAGACCTGGAAGCAGCACACCAGGCAAATGTATGGCATAGAGGCCATGCCCACCCATGCGTGCTGCCTCTCTCCAGACCTGATCCGCAATGAGGTGGAGTATTTGAAGATGAACTTTAACTGGAGGATGAAAGAGGTGCTGGTGAGCTCCATGCTCAGTGCCTATTATGTGGCCTTTGTGCCTGTCTGGTTTGTCAAG AACACTCAGTATTACGACAAACGGTGGTCATGTGAGCTGTTCCTGCTGGTGTCCATCAGTACGTCTGTGATTCTGATGCAGCATCTCCTGCCTGCCCGCTACTGCGACCTCCTCCACAAAGCTGCTGCACACCTAGGCTGCTGGCAGAAGGTCGATCCTGCCCTATGCTCCAATGTGCTACAGCATCA GTGGACAGAAGAATGCATGTGGCCACAGGGTGTGCTGGTGAAACACAGCAAGAACGTGTACAAAGCTGTGGGCCATTACAATGTGGCTGTGCCATCTGATGTCTCACACTTCCGCTTTCAT TTCTTTTTCAGCAAACCGCTGAGGATCTTGAACATTTTAATTCTGCTGGAAGGAGCTGTCATCTTCTACCAGCTCTACTCACTGATCTCGTCAGAGAAGTGGCACCAGACCATCTCACTGGCTCTCATCCTCTTCAGCAATTATTACGCCTTCTTCAAGCTGCTGCGTGACCGGCTGGTACTGGGAAAAGCTTACGCATACTCTGCCAGCAGAGACTCAGAGCAGAAGTTCAATTAA
- the TMEM39B gene encoding transmembrane protein 39B isoform X1, with protein sequence MAGGRRGPNRTSYCRNPLCETGATGGSGHSTSSSVTGVRSRTRSGSGTGLSSPPLATQTVVPLRHCKIPELPVERSVLFELQLFFCHLIALFVHYINIYKTVWWYPPSHPPSHTSLNFHLIDFNVLTVTTIVLARRLIGAIVKEASQSGKVSLPRSIFLVITRFAVLTGTGWSLCRSIIHLFRTYSFLNLLFLCYPFGMYIPFLQLNCDFRKTAVFSQVANIGPRETGEVNSRGKDYLTVLKETWKQHTRQMYGIEAMPTHACCLSPDLIRNEVEYLKMNFNWRMKEVLVSSMLSAYYVAFVPVWFVKNTQYYDKRWSCELFLLVSISTSVILMQHLLPARYCDLLHKAAAHLGCWQKVDPALCSNVLQHQWTEECMWPQGVLVKHSKNVYKAVGHYNVAVPSDVSHFRFHFFFSKPLRILNILILLEGAVIFYQLYSLISSEKWHQTISLALILFSNYYAFFKLLRDRLVLGKAYAYSASRDSEQKFN encoded by the exons GAGCGGTTCAGGTACGGGCCtctccagccctcctctggcAACCCAGACAGTGGTTCCGCTCCGGCACTGTAAGATCCCAGAGCTGCCTGTGGAGAGGAGTGTCTTGTTTGAACTTCAGCTCTTCTTCTGTCATCTCATTGCTCTCTTTGTCCACTACATCAATATCTACAAAACTGTGTGGTGGTAcccgccctcccaccctccatcaCACACATCACTG AACTTtcatctcattgacttcaatgtgctgACGGTGACGACAATCGTCTTAGCGCGCAGGCTGATCGGTGCCATTGTGAAGGAG gcTTCACAAAGTGGTAAAGTCTCCCTGCCCCGCTCCATTTTCCTTGTGATTACTCGGTTTGCGGTCCTCACTGGGACAGGCTGGAGCCTGTGCCGGTCAATAATTCACCTCTTCAGAACCTACTCGTTCCTCAATCTCTTGTTCCTGTGTTACCC ATTCGGCATGTACATTCCTTTTCTCCAGCTGAACTGTGACTTCCGGAAGACAGCCGTCTTCTCCCAAGTGGCTAACATTGGCCCCCGAGAAACCGGGGAAGTGAACTCCAGGGGTAAAGACTATCTAACAGTTTTAAAGGAGACCTGGAAGCAGCACACCAGGCAAATGTATGGCATAGAGGCCATGCCCACCCATGCGTGCTGCCTCTCTCCAGACCTGATCCGCAATGAGGTGGAGTATTTGAAGATGAACTTTAACTGGAGGATGAAAGAGGTGCTGGTGAGCTCCATGCTCAGTGCCTATTATGTGGCCTTTGTGCCTGTCTGGTTTGTCAAG AACACTCAGTATTACGACAAACGGTGGTCATGTGAGCTGTTCCTGCTGGTGTCCATCAGTACGTCTGTGATTCTGATGCAGCATCTCCTGCCTGCCCGCTACTGCGACCTCCTCCACAAAGCTGCTGCACACCTAGGCTGCTGGCAGAAGGTCGATCCTGCCCTATGCTCCAATGTGCTACAGCATCA GTGGACAGAAGAATGCATGTGGCCACAGGGTGTGCTGGTGAAACACAGCAAGAACGTGTACAAAGCTGTGGGCCATTACAATGTGGCTGTGCCATCTGATGTCTCACACTTCCGCTTTCAT TTCTTTTTCAGCAAACCGCTGAGGATCTTGAACATTTTAATTCTGCTGGAAGGAGCTGTCATCTTCTACCAGCTCTACTCACTGATCTCGTCAGAGAAGTGGCACCAGACCATCTCACTGGCTCTCATCCTCTTCAGCAATTATTACGCCTTCTTCAAGCTGCTGCGTGACCGGCTGGTACTGGGAAAAGCTTACGCATACTCTGCCAGCAGAGACTCAGAGCAGAAGTTCAATTAA